The genomic region CGATGGTGTTCCAGTCTTATGCGCTTTATCCGCATATGACGGTGGGGCAGAACATCGGTTTCAGTATGAGACTGGCGAAAGTCGGCAAGGCTGAAATCAATGAAAAAGTGATGCAGGTGGCAAAGGTTTTGCAGCTGGATCAACTGCTTGATCGCAAGCCTTCGGAATTGTCCGGGGGCCAACGTCAGCGGGTCGCCATCGGCCGCGCCATCGTGCGTGACCCTCAGGTGTTCCTGTTTGACGAACCCCTGTCCAACCTTGATGCCGCCCTTAGGGTGCACATGCGTCTGGAGCTTGAGCGGCTTCATAAAAAGCTAAGCGCCACTATGGTTTATGTCACCCATGATCAGGTCGAGGCCATGACCTTGGCCGACAAGATCGTGGTTCTGAACGGCGGCGGCATTCAGCAGGCCGGCTCGCCGATCGAGCTTTATACCCGGCCATGCAATCGGTTTGTCGCCAATTTCATTGGTTCGCCGTCGATGAATTTTCTGGCAGCCGAACTGGGAGATGGCGGCCAGGTCGTGATCGCAGGTCAAACAGTAGCAACCCTGCCGGTACTGGCCAATGCCGTGTTGGGCGACGTTATGCTTGGCGTGCGACCTGAACATCTGCGGCTGAATGGCGAAGGTGAGTTCACTATTGAAGGCACCCTAAGCCAGAGCGAGCTGCTTGGAGCGGAAACGCTTCTTTATATAACGGCTGCGGACGGCACGCTGATGACAGTGCGCGAACCTGGAATTTCCCGCGTCCGGCCCGGCGACAAACTGAAACTCAGCGCCGATCTGCAAGATCTGTTCCTGTTTGAGAATGGCGACGGCGCTGATCAGGGCCGGGCGTTGATTGATTACGACGCGCGCTGAAATCTTTCGGACTGACCTAACGACAAAAACCCCTGGGAGGGGTGAGATATGAGACTTGCAAACAAAACCGCCTTTATCACCGCAGCTGGCGCCGGAATCGGTCGCGCCACGGCACTGGCTTATGCCCGTGAAGGCGCCCGTGTCATTGCCACCGATATCAATGCTGATGCGCTGGATAGCCTGCGCGCTGAATTGGCAGATATTTCAGCCGCCGGGCATGAGGTCGCGGTGCTGGACGTCACCAACCACGATGCGGTCAAAGGCTGCGTTGCGGCGCATCGCGACGTCAATGTGCTGTTTAACTGCGCCGGCTATGTGCATGAGGGCACGCTGGAATCTACCTCATCCCAAGACTGGGACCGCTCCTTTGACATCAACGTCAAATCGATGTTCTTGCTGACCCAGGCCTTTCTGCCGCATTTCATTGCCAATGGCGGTGCCAGCGTCATTTGTATGTCCTCTGCCGCGTCCAGCCTGAAGGGCGTGCCCAACCGGTTTGCCTATACCGTGACCAAGGCAGCGGTGCTGGGGTTCATCAAATCGGTCGCCGCCGATTACATTGGTGACGGCATCCGGGTGAACGGCATTTGCCCGGGCACGGTGGATTCACCGTCGCTGGCCGGACGCATCAACCAGGCCGCAGATCCAGAAGCTGCCTGGAAGGCATTTGTTGCGCGCCAACCCATTGGCCGCGTCGGCACCGCCGAAGAGATCG from Parasedimentitalea psychrophila harbors:
- a CDS encoding SDR family oxidoreductase, coding for MRLANKTAFITAAGAGIGRATALAYAREGARVIATDINADALDSLRAELADISAAGHEVAVLDVTNHDAVKGCVAAHRDVNVLFNCAGYVHEGTLESTSSQDWDRSFDINVKSMFLLTQAFLPHFIANGGASVICMSSAASSLKGVPNRFAYTVTKAAVLGFIKSVAADYIGDGIRVNGICPGTVDSPSLAGRINQAADPEAAWKAFVARQPIGRVGTAEEIAAIALHLAGDESAYTTGTWVVADGGITL
- a CDS encoding ABC transporter ATP-binding protein, whose product is MKGKTLSERAIELTGISKSYGAQMVLEDINLTIDPGEFVVFVGPSGCGKSTLLRMIAGLEEITGGNLQINGRNMNTVHPSKREVAMVFQSYALYPHMTVGQNIGFSMRLAKVGKAEINEKVMQVAKVLQLDQLLDRKPSELSGGQRQRVAIGRAIVRDPQVFLFDEPLSNLDAALRVHMRLELERLHKKLSATMVYVTHDQVEAMTLADKIVVLNGGGIQQAGSPIELYTRPCNRFVANFIGSPSMNFLAAELGDGGQVVIAGQTVATLPVLANAVLGDVMLGVRPEHLRLNGEGEFTIEGTLSQSELLGAETLLYITAADGTLMTVREPGISRVRPGDKLKLSADLQDLFLFENGDGADQGRALIDYDAR